A part of Meleagris gallopavo isolate NT-WF06-2002-E0010 breed Aviagen turkey brand Nicholas breeding stock chromosome 26, Turkey_5.1, whole genome shotgun sequence genomic DNA contains:
- the RBM7 gene encoding RNA-binding protein 7: MGGTAAEADRTLFVGNLDPKVTEELIFELFHQAGPVIKVKIPKDKDGKQKQFAFVSFKHEESVPYGMNLLNGIKLYGRPINIQFRSGSSHASQDSNLACLPHGAASLGPSGTPHPASRYDRNTDGMVAAGFSSMQRSLPSHDNLQRQAGMHGAAWQQSQPGFAVPGYQHGHSLVHPSASHMLRRPDIAVLRKSRMGSHPYYPDSRHLGREQRAGDRGPDYGRGKRDGYEDRGHISEHHYRGSRDEPFYDDRNRSAWSHDYDSRRESYREGSWRLTRH, encoded by the exons ATGGGTGGAACGGCCGCCGAGGCGGATCGGACGCTGTTCGTAGGGAACCTAGACCCCAAGGTGACCGAGGAGCTGATCTTCGAGCTGTTCCATCAG GCAGGTCCGGTAATTAAAGTTAAGATTCCTAAAGATAAAGATGGTAAACAAAAGCAATTTGCATTTGTGAGTTTCAAGCATGAAGAATCTGTCCCGTATGGAATGAATCTCCTTAATGGGATCAAGCTCTATGGACGGCCCATCAACATTCAGTTCCGCTCAG GGAGCAGCCACGCATCTCAGGACAGTAATTTGGCGTGTTTACCACATGGAGCAGCCAGCCTGGGCCCATCTGGCACACCACATCCAGCCAGCAG atatGACAGGAATACAGATGGTATGGTAGCAGCAGGGTTCTCATCTATGCAGAGATCTTTGCCATCTCATGACAACCTTCAGAGACAAGCAGGG atgcaCGGCGCTGCATGGCAGCAGtctcagcctggctttgctgTACCTGGGTACCAGCACGGCCACTCCCTCGTTCACCCATCAGCCTCCCACATGCTGCGGCGTCCAGACATTGCAGTGCTGCGCAAAAGCAGGATGGGCTCCCACCCCTACTACCCAGACAGCAGGCATTTGGGCCGAGAACAACGTGCAGGGGACCGTGGGCCTGACTATGGCAGGGGTAAAAGGGATGGCTATGAAGACAGAGGGCACATCTCTGAGCACCATTACCGGGGGAGCAGAGATGAACCATTCTATGACGATAGGAATCGCAGTGCATGGAGCCACGATTACGACAGCAGAAGAGAGAGCTACAGAGAGGGGAGCTGGCGCTTGACGCGGCACTGA